A single genomic interval of Arachis duranensis cultivar V14167 chromosome 7, aradu.V14167.gnm2.J7QH, whole genome shotgun sequence harbors:
- the LOC107496069 gene encoding zinc finger protein ZAT3-like, with translation MNNIVDNSSWAHSGSPNTGRACVVTVGVDVAASSSSSCDHLIRRRNPRKKITKLMRVMEEGVKVKGKGGCKKPDPEAPKITRPCTECGKRFWSWKALFGHMRCHPERHWRGINPPRTLIRPPPQEDVGVTFTPEDHEVAACLLLLASGKGKERGNDDYDNIVVDNVVDKEEQEQEQERFECSSFNNALGGGHNCSITAPSPTPVDLHQQHHHCSLDLRLGLN, from the coding sequence ATGAACAACATCGTCGACAACTCCTCCTGGGCTCATTCTGGTTCTCCCAACACAGGTCGTGCATGCGTGGTTACGGTTGGTGTTGATGTTGCGGCTTCGTCTTCTTCGTCGTGTGATCATCTTATTCGGAGGCGCAACCCTAGAAAGAAGATCACAAAATTGATGAGGGTAATGGAGGAAGGGGTGAAGGTCAAGGGGAAGGGTGGTTGCAAGAAGCCAGACCCTGAGGCCCCAAAGATCACCCGTCCCTGCACCGAGTGCGGCAAGAGGTTCTGGTCCTGGAAGGCTCTCTTCGGCCACATGCGCTGCCACCCAGAGCGCCACTGGCGAGGGATCAATCCTCCCCGCACCCTCATCAGACCACCACCGCAAGAAGACGTGGGCGTCACCTTCACCCCGGAGGACCACGAGGTTGCGGCGTGTCTACTGTTGCTGGCGAGTGGGAAGGGGAAGGAGAGGGGCAATGATGACTACGACAACATAGTAGTGGACAACGTGGTGGACAAGgaggaacaagaacaagaacaggAGCGGTTCGAGTGCTCCAGTTTCAACAACGCACTTGGAGGAGGCCATAACTGTAGCATAACTGCACCCTCCCCCACCCCCGTTGACCTCCATCAACAACACCACCATTGCTCTTTGGATTTGAGGTTGGGTCTTAATTAG
- the LOC107496068 gene encoding uncharacterized protein LOC107496068, with translation MPKNFTLPTALEPYKGFGDPRAHVKKFQSMMFFNSPNNEPVLCRAFPTYLDGAALLWFSKLSAGSISSFEDLARSFIDYFAASRIYVHGSDYLGTIKQGQHESLKDYMTRFADATMEIQDLDPAVHLHALKAGLRPGKFRETIAITKPKTLEEFRERAAGQMEIEELREAQKSDKQPHRRDEERAFRSPGNRDIKKPSKPASKYNTYTRFNTRR, from the coding sequence ATGCCAAAAAACTTTACACTGCCCACCGCGCTGGAGCCGTACAAGGGGTTCGGCGACCCCCGAGCCCATGTGAAGAAGTTCCAATCGATGATGTTCTTCAACAGCCCAAACAATGAGCCCGTCCTCTGTCGAGCATTTCCCACTTACCTAGATGGTGCTGCGTTACTCTGGTTTTCTAAACTTTCTGCAGGTTCAATTTCTTCCTTTGAAGACCTTGCCAGATCATTCATTGATTACTTCGCTGCATCAAGAATCTACGTACATGGCTCGGACTATCTCGGCACCATCAAACAAGGTCAGCACGAGAGCCTGAAAGACTACATGACCAGATTCGCTGACGCCACTATGGAGATCCAAGACTTGGACCCGGCCGTTCACCTGCACGCTCTCAAGGCCGGCCTCAGGCCCGGCAAATTCCGGGAGACCATTGCAATAACAAAGCCAAAGACGCTGGAGGAATTCCGAGAGAGGGCGGCAGGTCAAATGGAGATCGAAGAACTCCGAGAAGCACAGAAATCGGACAAACAACCACATCGGAGAGATGAAGAAAGAGCTTTCAGATCACCAGGTAACAGAGATATTAAGAAGCCCTCCAAGCCCGCATCAAAATACAACACGTACACCAGATTCAATACCAGAAGGTAG